The Pseudomonas cavernicola DNA segment AGCGATGGTCGCCACCATGATCAGACCCTCCTCGTTGAGGAAGCGCTTCTGGTGGTAGGCGCGCAACTCATGGGGCAAGCCCGCGTGATACGGCAGCGCCGGGTAACCCTGGGTACTTAGAAAGGCCGCGACTTCTTCGACTTTCTTGCGCGACAAGCAGTAGACAATCCCGGCATCGCCCTTGCGCTCGCTGAGGAAGGTCAGCAACTGCTTACGCGGCTGCTCTTTCGGCACGATGCGGTAGAAGATGTTGGGGCGGTCGAAGCTCGAGAGAAAGCGCTCGGCATTCTGCAAATGCAGGCGGGTGACGATTTCCTCACGGGTACGCATGTCCGCGGTGGCCGTCAGGGCGATCCGCGGCACCTGCGGGAACAGTTCGGCCAATTGCCCCAGCTGCAGGTACTCTGGGCGGAAGTCATGGCCCCACTGCGACACGCAATGCGCTTCATCGATAGCGAACAGTGCAATATCGAGGTTTTGCAGGAACGCCAGCATGCGCGGCTGCACCAGACGCTCGGGCGCCAGGTAAAGCAGCTTGATCTCGCCGCGCTTGATCCGCTCGGCGATCTCCCGCTGCTCATCGGCACTCAGGGTGGAATTCAGCGCGACAGCCGCCACCCCCAACTCGTCAAGCGTGGCGACCTGATCTTCCATCAGCGCGATCAGCGGCGAAACTACCACCGCCAATCCCTCACGCAGCAGCGCCGGAACCTGGAAGCACAGCGACTTGCCGCCACCCGTTGGCATCAACACCAGGGCATCGCCACCACTGGCAACGCACTCGATGATCGCACCCTGACGCCCACGGAAACTGTCGTAGCCGAAGATGTCTTTAAGGATGCGCAGAGCCGGTTCGAGCATATAAACCCCAAGCTGTTGCAAAAGAAGAGCCCCCGAAAAAGCCCACTCTTGAGCGTTTCCTTGGGATGCCCGCGCGGGCTGAAGAGCCGGCGGGTGGCGCCCGAGCGCCGTCACAAAGCCGCGCAGTATACGCGAGCGACCGCCTGCAGAGGTCGACGCCCATCGGCCATGGGCATGCCAACCCCCCAGGGTCAGACTGTGTAAAAACGTAGCGAGCGAAGGTTAGACAAGGCGCAACGCAGCGAAGCGGAGTAACAGCCGCAGGTTGGCCCGATGGGCGAGCGCCAGCGAGTCAAAACTGGCGAGAAAGCGCAGTTTACGTGGTGTAAATGAGCATTTTGAGCCTGTTTTTAACGCCGTATAACGGAGCGCAGTAGTTTTTACACGGTCTGGAATATCCGCCATTCCAGCCATCACGCCGGGTGGCGTGGGTTTAAATCGAAAAAAATCTCAGATCACGGCCGCTTTGCTGGGCTATCCGGGCTAAAATCCAGCCTTATTAAGTCCTTCTAAGGTAGTCCCACGATGTCCTTCGCTGAGCAACTATCCCGCCTGCAAGCCTTCCTCGACGCTGACGAACTGCACGACGAGGCCTTGGACTACGTGGCCGCTCACGGCTACCTGACCGCCTTGTCGATTTGCCCCGACCAAGCGCCAGAGCGCGAATGGATCGACGCGCTGTTCGCCGAACCGCCGCACTACCGCAGCGATGCCGAACGGGAAGAGATCGAAGCCACGCTGATCCAGCTCAAAGCCCACATCACCCGCCTGCTGGGCGCCGATGATGATCTGGAGCTGCCCTGCGAGCTCGACCTCGGTGAAGTGCCGGACGACTCCGACATTCGCGGCTGGTGCATTGGCTTTATGGAAGGCGTGTTCCTGCGCGAGGCCGCCTGGTTCGAAGACGCCGAAGACGAAGTCAGCGAGCTGCTGCTGCCGATCATGGTCGGTTCCGGCTTGTTCGATGAACAGCCCGAGTTCATCGATATCGCCC contains these protein-coding regions:
- a CDS encoding YecA family protein, encoding MSFAEQLSRLQAFLDADELHDEALDYVAAHGYLTALSICPDQAPEREWIDALFAEPPHYRSDAEREEIEATLIQLKAHITRLLGADDDLELPCELDLGEVPDDSDIRGWCIGFMEGVFLREAAWFEDAEDEVSELLLPIMVGSGLFDEQPEFIDIARDRNLMDDMVEQIPELLTALFLLCNAPDEKPALLKPRHH